One Ignavibacterium sp. DNA segment encodes these proteins:
- a CDS encoding DEAD/DEAH box helicase, producing MNVFKIHSDIINEYSEYISSFIDIADERIKGEVEQYFNSHKLWPQPLIHFNPSYALGDSVSELCNKKIINQQLENIFSGYSLYRHQADAIKLGVRDKSFIVTSGTGSGKSLTYIATIFNYLFNDPSQDGIKALIVYPMNALINSQTEEFNKYKEIYEAKTKQQFPITYKQYTGQESKDEKEKIVKDPPDIILTNYMMLELIMTRFGERQLRESLIDKVKFVVFDELHTYRGRQGADVSLLIRRIKSLTRNNLVFMGTSATMVSGESYDEQKSKVAEVASKIFGEPFTTEQIINETLISGFPQKNLPTKTELAEVVSGKDEFKPISEDLFNNPLTLWIEKNCAIDDTKEEVLRRKPLTQQDIASKLSEFTNVEVNLCEKRIVELLKAVNVYNSNKSKDDPAILPFKIHQFISQTGSVYVTLDNPDERDISLDYTPYKLDDQRKQKPFFNLVFSRISGYEFVCARKDYSSSKLIPREFTDRDIDDLDDDLDIGYLIFDESNELWQPEDIAKLPDTWLNIRRNGDISIKKNYKNSIPQKIYFDEYGSFSETDSSLPLSGWYISFPLLFDPTCGVFYDKKTNESTKLSKLGVEGRSTSTSVLSISMIKALHNDGVGYTEQKLLSFTDNRQDAALQAGHFNDYYKIGRIRSAIYQALVNEPENKLDYSNIARKVFAELNLPQSEFATQPSSGDYPAQTRENEEAFINMLTYRILYDLKRGWRVTLPNLEQCGLLTIDYKYLDETIERGRFKDEIRLTQNLSFDDRLEFIIQVLDYFRKNYVLKHNILEKNEISRLKNVIREKVKSSWGLNKREDIPLPAYARLEAINSYADIFTISLGLQSYFGKYIRLTAKQNNLLVDSKNYADLVYELLDELAKAGYLSKVEINSAGKKIPLYQLNVSQILWSKGDGENVRADKVRLFSYKQYRPNVNQFFKKFYEMPFNEFKNMVSYEHTAQIKNEDRIVRENGFRKGDISLLCCSPTMELGIDIATLNIVHMRNVPPNPANYAQRGGRAGRSGQAALIFTFCSNFSPHDQHYFANPTDMVSGVVQAPRLDLLNEELLKTHLHSLYMAEVGLDAIDKSMELIVDIDDLAKLPVRNSIRDHITINEERREIVFNNFKNAIKDFEPVLLAQHTWYNDDWIRREVRNTPEKFDRALDRWRELYKSASRQIIKAQEIITNPNFTNDSKEKRAAYAEQKQANKQIDLLLNRKADGGKSFSEFYPYRYLASEGFFPGYNFTRLPVRAYVAESDEDGEYISRSRFLALREFGPTNIIYHNSSKYRINQLILNEAESKIQKIKVSKGSGYALTGEDYSRESCPFTDKPLKTSDDVTIYTDLLPMSDMRTYEIDRISCEEEERLSMGFDISTYFTVKGGLQRVKTAIIKDGDDSLLKLRFVPAATLIKLNEKWKTRTDPGFLINLKTGFWKKEKDLTENQTEIKRVRLFTEDTADALYIHPLKALAFDDTRTDDGIITLMYAIKRGIEIVFQVESSEIGVEVMGDPAWPNILIYEASEGSLGILSQLTEDIQKFKDVIKEAYNICHFKDGEDDDPEHKPATYNDLLSYYNQRYHQDIDRFLIKDQLEKLMNCSLEILGRSTFGSYDEHYNYLVKSIDPNSSTELKFIKYLYDNGYRLPDEAQYTVSELYVLPDFYYRETNTCVFCDGTPHDDHVVKEQDRQKREALTNKGYDVFVYYYKDRLDEIISKRPDIFKKVR from the coding sequence ATGAACGTTTTCAAAATTCACTCAGATATAATCAACGAATACTCAGAATACATTTCTAGTTTCATCGATATTGCTGATGAGAGAATTAAGGGTGAGGTGGAACAGTATTTTAATTCCCATAAATTATGGCCGCAACCCCTTATTCATTTTAACCCATCATATGCATTGGGTGATTCTGTTAGCGAGCTTTGTAATAAAAAAATAATAAATCAGCAGCTTGAAAATATTTTTAGTGGTTATAGTTTATACAGACATCAGGCAGATGCAATAAAATTAGGAGTTCGGGACAAATCCTTCATAGTTACTTCAGGTACAGGCTCGGGTAAATCGCTCACTTACATAGCCACAATTTTTAATTATTTATTTAACGACCCTTCACAGGATGGTATCAAAGCATTGATAGTTTATCCTATGAATGCACTGATTAATTCTCAGACTGAAGAGTTTAATAAGTATAAAGAGATTTACGAGGCAAAAACCAAACAACAATTTCCAATAACTTATAAACAATACACCGGCCAGGAAAGTAAAGACGAAAAAGAAAAAATTGTTAAAGATCCTCCAGATATAATTCTGACCAATTATATGATGTTGGAATTAATAATGACCAGATTTGGCGAGAGACAATTAAGGGAATCCCTGATTGATAAAGTGAAATTTGTGGTGTTTGATGAATTGCACACTTACAGAGGTCGGCAGGGAGCTGATGTTTCTTTGTTGATTAGAAGAATTAAATCATTGACAAGAAATAATCTTGTTTTTATGGGTACTTCTGCAACTATGGTTTCAGGGGAATCGTATGATGAACAAAAATCAAAGGTTGCTGAAGTAGCAAGTAAGATATTTGGTGAACCATTTACGACCGAACAAATCATTAATGAAACTTTAATATCCGGATTCCCGCAAAAGAATTTACCTACGAAAACGGAACTGGCTGAAGTTGTTTCAGGTAAAGATGAATTCAAGCCGATCAGTGAGGATTTATTTAATAATCCACTTACTTTATGGATTGAGAAAAATTGTGCAATAGACGACACCAAAGAGGAAGTTCTTAGAAGAAAACCACTTACTCAGCAGGATATTGCATCCAAATTGTCAGAGTTTACTAATGTTGAAGTTAATCTTTGTGAGAAAAGGATTGTCGAGCTTTTAAAAGCGGTTAATGTATATAATTCAAATAAATCTAAAGATGATCCTGCAATACTTCCATTTAAGATTCATCAGTTCATTTCGCAGACTGGAAGTGTGTATGTTACTTTAGATAATCCGGATGAGCGTGATATATCACTTGATTATACTCCCTATAAACTGGATGATCAAAGAAAACAAAAACCATTTTTCAATCTTGTTTTTAGCAGAATTTCCGGCTATGAATTTGTTTGTGCCAGGAAGGATTATTCATCAAGTAAGTTAATACCAAGAGAATTCACAGATCGGGATATCGATGATCTTGATGACGATCTAGATATTGGATATTTGATATTTGATGAATCCAATGAACTCTGGCAGCCGGAAGATATTGCAAAGCTCCCGGATACCTGGTTAAATATAAGACGCAATGGTGATATTTCTATTAAGAAGAATTACAAAAACAGCATCCCTCAGAAAATATATTTCGATGAATATGGTAGTTTTTCAGAAACCGATTCATCACTACCTCTGTCCGGTTGGTATATTTCATTTCCATTATTATTTGATCCTACCTGTGGTGTTTTCTATGATAAGAAAACTAATGAATCTACTAAGCTTTCAAAATTAGGTGTTGAAGGTCGAAGTACTTCAACCTCGGTACTCTCAATATCTATGATTAAAGCTTTGCATAATGATGGAGTTGGTTATACAGAACAAAAACTTTTAAGTTTTACTGATAACAGGCAGGATGCAGCACTCCAGGCTGGGCATTTTAACGATTATTATAAAATAGGAAGAATCAGATCGGCCATTTATCAAGCACTTGTAAACGAACCCGAAAATAAGCTTGACTATTCTAATATCGCTAGAAAAGTTTTTGCTGAATTAAACTTACCCCAATCAGAATTTGCAACACAACCTTCATCAGGTGATTATCCGGCTCAAACCAGGGAGAATGAAGAAGCATTCATAAATATGCTTACCTATCGGATACTTTATGATCTTAAAAGAGGTTGGCGAGTCACACTTCCTAATCTTGAGCAATGTGGATTATTAACTATTGATTATAAATACCTTGATGAAACAATTGAAAGAGGGAGGTTCAAAGACGAAATTAGATTAACACAGAATCTGAGTTTTGATGATAGACTGGAATTTATAATACAGGTTTTAGATTACTTCAGGAAGAATTATGTTTTGAAACATAACATACTTGAAAAAAATGAGATCAGCAGATTAAAAAATGTCATAAGAGAAAAAGTAAAATCCTCCTGGGGATTGAATAAAAGAGAAGATATTCCTTTACCAGCATATGCCAGATTAGAAGCAATAAATTCTTATGCTGATATTTTTACTATTAGTCTTGGATTGCAGAGTTATTTTGGTAAGTATATCAGACTCACTGCCAAGCAGAATAATTTGTTGGTAGATTCAAAAAACTATGCTGATTTAGTTTATGAGTTATTGGATGAACTAGCGAAAGCAGGATATCTATCAAAAGTTGAGATCAACTCAGCAGGTAAGAAGATCCCACTGTATCAGTTAAATGTAAGTCAAATTCTTTGGAGTAAAGGTGATGGCGAAAATGTAAGGGCTGATAAAGTAAGACTGTTCTCTTATAAACAATACAGACCAAACGTTAATCAGTTTTTTAAGAAATTTTATGAGATGCCATTTAATGAATTTAAGAATATGGTATCCTATGAACATACTGCTCAGATAAAAAATGAGGACAGGATTGTTAGAGAAAACGGTTTCAGAAAAGGCGATATAAGCTTACTATGCTGTTCGCCAACGATGGAGTTGGGTATCGATATAGCAACCCTGAATATAGTTCATATGAGAAACGTTCCTCCAAATCCCGCAAACTACGCGCAAAGAGGAGGTAGAGCAGGCAGAAGCGGGCAAGCTGCATTGATATTCACGTTTTGTTCTAATTTCTCGCCGCACGATCAACATTATTTTGCCAATCCAACAGATATGGTATCCGGAGTTGTACAAGCACCGAGACTTGATTTGCTGAATGAAGAACTTCTTAAAACACATCTTCATAGTTTATATATGGCAGAGGTAGGATTAGATGCAATTGATAAATCAATGGAACTGATAGTTGATATAGATGATCTGGCTAAATTACCTGTAAGGAACTCAATCAGGGATCACATTACTATTAATGAAGAAAGAAGAGAAATAGTATTTAATAATTTCAAAAATGCTATAAAAGATTTTGAACCAGTTCTACTTGCTCAACATACCTGGTATAATGATGACTGGATTAGAAGAGAAGTCAGAAACACACCTGAGAAATTTGATCGTGCATTGGATAGATGGCGTGAATTATATAAATCAGCAAGCAGACAGATAATTAAAGCTCAGGAAATTATTACGAATCCAAACTTCACGAATGATTCTAAAGAAAAAAGAGCTGCTTATGCTGAGCAGAAACAAGCCAACAAGCAAATAGATCTCCTATTAAATAGAAAAGCTGATGGTGGGAAGAGTTTCTCAGAGTTCTATCCCTACAGATATCTTGCATCAGAAGGATTCTTCCCGGGTTATAACTTTACACGGTTACCAGTCAGAGCTTATGTTGCGGAAAGTGATGAAGATGGTGAGTATATCTCAAGATCAAGATTTTTAGCTCTGAGAGAGTTTGGACCAACAAACATAATTTATCATAACAGTTCAAAGTATAGAATTAACCAATTGATATTGAATGAAGCAGAATCTAAAATTCAAAAAATCAAGGTAAGCAAAGGATCTGGCTATGCTTTAACCGGTGAGGACTACTCACGTGAGAGTTGCCCGTTTACTGATAAACCACTTAAAACATCTGACGATGTAACGATATACACTGATCTGCTACCAATGAGTGATATGAGAACCTATGAAATTGATAGAATCTCCTGCGAAGAAGAGGAAAGATTATCAATGGGTTTTGATATATCTACTTACTTCACGGTTAAAGGTGGATTGCAAAGAGTAAAAACTGCAATCATAAAGGATGGAGACGATTCATTACTTAAACTTAGATTTGTTCCTGCTGCAACTTTAATCAAGCTGAATGAAAAATGGAAAACCCGAACTGATCCGGGATTTCTGATAAATCTTAAAACCGGATTCTGGAAGAAAGAAAAAGATCTAACTGAGAATCAAACCGAAATCAAAAGAGTTCGATTATTTACAGAGGATACAGCGGATGCATTATACATCCATCCACTAAAAGCTTTAGCATTTGATGATACCAGAACAGATGATGGAATAATTACTTTGATGTATGCCATTAAAAGAGGAATTGAAATTGTATTCCAGGTTGAATCAAGTGAAATCGGCGTTGAAGTTATGGGAGATCCTGCCTGGCCCAATATTCTAATTTATGAAGCTTCGGAAGGCAGCCTGGGAATATTATCTCAGCTTACTGAAGATATTCAAAAATTTAAAGATGTAATAAAAGAAGCTTATAATATTTGTCATTTCAAAGACGGTGAAGATGACGATCCGGAACACAAGCCTGCCACATATAATGATCTACTAAGCTACTACAATCAAAGATATCATCAGGACATTGATAGATTCTTAATAAAAGATCAGCTTGAGAAATTAATGAACTGTTCTCTTGAGATTTTGGGAAGATCAACTTTTGGTTCTTATGATGAGCATTACAATTATCTCGTTAAAAGTATTGACCCAAATTCTTCAACTGAATTAAAATTCATTAAATATCTTTATGATAATGGTTACAGGTTACCTGATGAAGCACAGTACACAGTTTCTGAACTTTATGTTCTCCCTGATTTTTATTACAGGGAAACAAACACCTGTGTATTTTGTGACGGTACACCTCACGATGATCACGTAGTGAAAGAACAGGACAGACAAAAAAGAGAAGCATTGACCAATAAAGGTTATGATGTGTTTGTATATTATTATAAAGATAGATTAGATGAAATTATTAGTAAACGACCTGATATATTCAAAAAAGTAAGGTAG
- a CDS encoding helicase-related protein, producing the protein MKYQPGTLVKLRNRDWVVMPSGDENVLLIKPLGGTEDEATGIYLPFGFTEEKPEVSNFPEPTTQDLGSFSISSLLYNAARLSFRNVSGPFRSFGRLSFRLRAYQIVPLVMALRQNVIRLLIADDVGVGKTIEALTIVRELIDRGELKRFAVVCLPHLCDQWQQELKDKFSIDAVIVRSSTAAQLDRKLKDESIFKAYPYQVISIDFIKSERKKPVFLSDCPELVIVDEVHSCAKPEGATIKQQQRYHLIHSLAQNPEQNLIMLTATPHSGKSSEFQSLLGLLKPEFEFYDITGKDKDKRSEVSKHLVIRRRADVEQWHETTIFPQRDPKEISYELSPDYKNIFSELLRFVRNIDTKNASSNAKKKFRYFAILALLRGVMSSPQAGIEMLSKKAKQLNEEEIQTEEVIENPVADSDESDSDSTPTNILDKADLTTSEYKTLTDIAVKLENVKDNKAEVALTQVSKWIKEGFNPIVFCRFISTAKYLGDYFKEKLPKNTDMLVITGEMVDELRKEKIQEIGKSKNKRVLITTDCLSEGINLQEFFTAVLHYDLPWNPNRLEQREGRVDRFGQSAEVVKAYMLYGKDNPIDSVVLKVLLRKAREIRKQTGISVPFPEDSQGILDALINAVILNPNAVFDEYQLKLDLDAPDIEDKSLQVTNAYEKAAERDKLTHSIFAQHSIKVNEIEEDLKQSDEAIGDTNTVREFFIRSLNELGAQIQTVKKGYLLYTTNLSPLFRSFFDYQDEVKISFESPTPEGFIYIGRNHPFVEYLCQYLLNDALSVEKEKIISRASVISTNKVKTKTTILQLRVRMLISDKVRKNELIAEEMMLWGYRNSPSENDFLSHDEAKELLINSTADVELPKPRQESQLDSEMEIVKRLNTNFNQIVRERSQKLIEAHERFRKLVTGRKYDVVEPVLPPDILGVYILLPIVKN; encoded by the coding sequence ATGAAATATCAACCCGGGACATTAGTTAAGCTACGAAACAGAGATTGGGTAGTAATGCCTTCGGGCGATGAAAATGTTCTCCTAATCAAACCATTAGGAGGCACTGAAGACGAAGCAACAGGAATCTATTTACCTTTTGGATTTACAGAAGAAAAACCGGAAGTATCTAACTTTCCAGAGCCCACGACACAGGATCTGGGAAGTTTTTCTATTTCATCTTTACTTTATAATGCTGCACGACTGTCTTTCAGAAATGTTTCCGGTCCTTTCAGATCTTTTGGGAGGCTTTCATTCAGGTTAAGAGCCTACCAGATAGTCCCTCTAGTAATGGCACTCAGACAGAATGTTATCAGGCTATTGATTGCTGATGATGTGGGTGTTGGTAAAACAATTGAAGCACTCACTATTGTTAGAGAACTGATAGACAGAGGAGAGTTAAAAAGGTTTGCCGTTGTTTGCTTGCCACACCTATGCGATCAATGGCAGCAGGAATTAAAAGATAAATTTTCCATTGACGCGGTAATCGTCAGATCAAGCACTGCAGCACAGCTTGATAGAAAGCTTAAAGATGAAAGTATCTTTAAAGCTTATCCTTACCAGGTGATTTCAATTGATTTTATAAAATCTGAAAGAAAGAAACCTGTATTTTTATCTGATTGCCCTGAACTTGTAATAGTTGATGAAGTTCACTCTTGTGCTAAACCGGAAGGTGCAACTATTAAACAACAGCAACGTTATCATCTTATTCATAGTCTTGCACAAAATCCAGAACAGAATCTGATAATGTTAACAGCTACTCCGCACAGTGGTAAATCATCAGAATTCCAATCACTTCTTGGTTTGTTAAAACCAGAATTTGAGTTTTATGATATAACCGGAAAAGACAAAGATAAAAGAAGCGAGGTGTCTAAGCACTTGGTTATAAGACGAAGAGCTGATGTTGAGCAATGGCACGAGACAACAATATTTCCGCAAAGAGATCCAAAAGAAATTTCATACGAATTATCCCCTGATTACAAAAACATTTTCTCTGAATTACTCAGATTTGTAAGAAACATTGACACAAAAAATGCTTCTTCGAATGCTAAGAAAAAATTCAGATACTTTGCTATTCTTGCTTTGCTTCGCGGGGTTATGTCTAGTCCGCAAGCTGGAATTGAAATGTTATCGAAAAAAGCTAAACAACTGAATGAAGAAGAAATTCAGACAGAGGAAGTAATTGAAAACCCGGTTGCTGATTCTGATGAAAGCGATTCTGATTCAACTCCAACAAACATTCTTGATAAAGCGGATTTAACAACTTCAGAATATAAAACACTTACCGACATAGCTGTCAAACTTGAGAATGTAAAAGATAACAAAGCAGAAGTGGCACTTACACAGGTAAGCAAATGGATTAAAGAAGGATTTAATCCGATAGTGTTTTGTCGTTTCATTTCCACGGCAAAATATTTAGGCGATTACTTTAAGGAGAAACTACCAAAGAATACTGATATGCTTGTCATAACCGGTGAGATGGTAGATGAATTAAGAAAAGAAAAAATCCAGGAGATAGGTAAATCAAAAAATAAAAGAGTGCTTATAACAACTGACTGCTTAAGCGAAGGAATAAATCTCCAGGAATTTTTTACTGCAGTTCTTCATTATGACTTGCCCTGGAATCCAAATCGTTTAGAGCAGCGGGAAGGAAGAGTTGACAGGTTTGGTCAATCAGCAGAAGTAGTAAAAGCATATATGCTTTATGGAAAAGACAATCCGATAGATTCTGTTGTGTTGAAAGTTCTTTTGAGAAAAGCCAGGGAGATAAGAAAACAAACCGGGATCTCCGTCCCATTTCCTGAAGACAGCCAGGGAATCCTTGATGCTTTAATTAATGCAGTTATACTGAATCCAAATGCGGTATTTGATGAGTATCAGCTTAAGCTTGATTTAGATGCACCTGATATTGAAGATAAATCTTTGCAGGTTACAAATGCTTATGAAAAAGCAGCGGAAAGAGATAAGCTCACTCACAGTATTTTTGCTCAGCACTCAATTAAAGTAAACGAAATTGAAGAAGACTTAAAACAATCGGATGAAGCAATAGGTGATACAAATACAGTAAGGGAATTTTTCATCCGTTCATTAAATGAACTTGGTGCACAAATCCAGACCGTTAAAAAAGGATATCTGCTATATACTACAAACTTATCCCCCTTATTCAGATCATTCTTTGATTACCAGGATGAAGTTAAAATATCTTTTGAATCACCAACACCTGAAGGATTTATTTACATAGGTAGAAATCATCCCTTCGTTGAATACTTATGCCAGTATCTTCTTAACGATGCACTTTCTGTTGAAAAAGAAAAAATTATTTCCAGAGCTTCGGTGATCAGTACAAATAAAGTAAAAACTAAAACTACAATCTTACAATTACGAGTAAGAATGCTGATCTCAGATAAAGTAAGAAAGAACGAACTAATTGCTGAAGAAATGATGCTTTGGGGTTATAGGAATAGTCCTTCTGAAAATGATTTCTTAAGTCACGATGAAGCAAAAGAGTTATTAATCAATTCCACTGCTGATGTTGAATTACCAAAACCACGACAGGAATCACAACTCGACAGTGAAATGGAAATTGTTAAAAGATTGAATACCAATTTTAATCAGATTGTTCGTGAGCGTTCCCAAAAACTTATTGAAGCACACGAACGATTCAGAAAATTAGTTACAGGCAGAAAGTATGATGTGGTTGAACCTGTTCTACCTCCCGATATACTAGGAGTATATATCTTATTACCAATAGTCAAAAATTAG